A single genomic interval of Juglans regia cultivar Chandler chromosome 1, Walnut 2.0, whole genome shotgun sequence harbors:
- the LOC109012634 gene encoding exopolygalacturonase clone GBGA483-like — MVSKNTDHLMAGATCLLILILLSVIRIAHGADFNIKNFGAKADGKSDDSQAISTAWKAACVSTDPSTVLIPNGKYMVGSLTFQGPCKAPVSLQVQGNLLSPIDLNIFNSPNGWISFQNIDRLMVSGAGTFDGQGSLAWSQNNCSKTGTCNSMPINLAFTSITNSKIQDISSLNSKLFHMNILQCKNVTLQHIIIRAPQESLNTDGIHIGLSSGINVTGADIKTGDDCVSLGDGSQQINIEKVTCGPGHGISVGSLGKYHNEQPVRGVTVRNCTLTSTMFGVRVKTWPDSPSGVASHLLFEDIVMNNVSTPLLIDQEYCPYDHCKAEVPSRVKISNVSFKNIRGTSATKLAVKLTCSRRIPCKNVQMSDISLQYNGKDGPITSECKNVLKPSASGKLNPPACANYN; from the exons aTGGTTTCAAAAAATACTGATCATCTCATGGCCGGAGCAACATGTCTCCTAATATTAATCTTGCTTTCAGTTATCAGAATAGCCCATGGTGCAGATTTCAACATAAAAAACTTTGGAGCAAAGGCGGATGGCAAGTCAGATGATAGCCAG GCAATCAGTACTGCTTGGAAGGCGGCATGCGTGTCGACAGATCCTAGCACTGTTTTGATACCAAACGGGAAATACATGGTTGGTTCATTAACGTTCCAAGGACCGTGCAAGGCACCAGTCAGTCTTCAGGTTCAAGGAAACCTTCTTTCTCCAATAGACCTCAACATTTTCAACTCCCCTAACGGCTGGATCAGTTTCCAAAACATCGACAGATTGATGGTCTCAGGAGCAGGAACTTTCGATGGCCAAGGATCACTTGCTTGGTCCCAAAATAACTGTTCAAAAACTGGGACATGCAATTCAATGCCCATT AATTTGGCATTCACTTCGATCACCAACTCGAAGATTCAGGACATAAGTTCGCTGAACAGCAAGTTGTTTCACATGAACATATTGCAGTGCAAGAACGTGACCCTCCAACATATTATAATCAGAGCGCCTCAAGAAAGCCTAAACACAGACGGAATTCATATTGGCTTGTCATCCGGGATCAATGTTACTGGCGCAGACATCAAAACAGGGGATGACTGTGTCTCTCTTGGTGATGGAAGCCAACAAATTAACATTGAAAAGGTGACATGTGGACCTGGACATGGCATTAGCGTTGGAAGCTTAGGAAAGTACCATAACGAACAACCTGTTAGGGGAGTTACAGTGAGGAACTGTACCCTCACCAGCACAATGTTCGGTGTTAGGGTAAAAACATGGCCAGATTCTCCTAGCGGTGTTGCTTCACATTTGCTTTTTGAGGATATTGTGATGAACAATGTCAGCACTCCTCTTCTTATAGACCAAGAGTATTGCCCTTATGATCACTGCAAAGCAGAg GTTCCATCACGTGTCAAGATTAGCAATGTCAGCTTCAAGAACATTCGGGGAACATCCGCAACTAAGCTGGCTGTGAAGCTTACATGTAGCAGACGCATTCCCTGCAAGAATGTGCAGATGAGCGACATTAGCTTGCAATACAATGGAAAGGATGGCCCTATTACATCCGAGTGCAAGAACGTGTTGAAGCCTTCAGCTTCTGGCAAATTGAACCCTCCTGCTTGtgctaattataattaa